In Solenopsis invicta isolate M01_SB chromosome 1, UNIL_Sinv_3.0, whole genome shotgun sequence, one genomic interval encodes:
- the LOC105205003 gene encoding uncharacterized protein LOC105205003 isoform X2: protein MNRFSVVEFEDGLHLVPTKWLKGSSECFWPTHKNIKRLHKNISECEEPDDETWETVKVVRIFGTANSYESGMAKVKLAEKFSDIESSDVDDAHKKKRRKTTTTSVSDESDNDSQHMLPPPPKKPFSKTSMNSKNDNVPMEDSPLENAAKKKHINDNTSVQNVSKKSFTETNVSKDNNAILLADIDLKKELLRRCNKMDAKLDRIDGKLNSLEEKLENSLKNKKHDIDITEIVSFPLKTKEDLDKLELDLQEADFFKNMIIYMKHLGGKTYHEMTVIILKHTISNFLSTLYCWNGKDGKKTAFKDLIFAKCIKQCVISKFETADDQQITQIIAKWFIQGKLRCDRDEERLQRNQKKSQD, encoded by the exons ATGAATCGATTTTCTGTCGTCGAATTCGAAGATGGACTGCATTTAGTCCCTACCAAGTGGTTAAAAGGATCATCAGAATGCTTCTGGCCAAcgcataaaaacataaaaagacttcataaaaatatttctgagtGCGAAGAACCAGATGATGAAACTTGGGAAACCGTGAAAGTTGTCCGTATTTTTGGAACAGCAA ATTCATATGAAAGTGGGATGGCAAAAGTAAAGTTGGCTGAGAAGTTTTCGGACATCGAATCTTCTGACGTCGATGatgctcataaaaaaaaacgtcgtAAAACGACAACAACTAGCGTTTCTGACGAAAGCGATAATGATAGTCAACATATGTTACCTCCCCCGCCAAAGAAACCATTTTCGAAAACGTCCATGAATTCCAAAAATGATAATGTACCAATGGAGGATTCACCTTTAGAAAATGCtgctaaaaaaaaacacattaatGATAATACATCTGTGCAGAATGTTTCAAAAAAGTCTTTCACTGAAACAAATGTGTCAAAAGACAATAATGCAATACTTTTGGCAGATATCG atttaaaaaaggaATTACTACGTAGATGTAATAAAATGGATGCTAAGTTAGATCGCATTGATGGGAAATTGAATAGTCTTGAAGAAAAACTGGAAAATAGTCTTAAAAATAAGAAGCATGATATTGACATAACAGAAATTGTATCCTTTCCTTTAAAAACGAAAGAAGATCTGGACAAGTTAGAACTAGACCTTCAAGAAGCAGACTTTTTCAAAAACATG ataatttatatgaaacactTAGGTGGCAAAACTTATCATGAAATGAcggttattattttaaaacataccaTTAGTAATTTTCTTTCCACCCTGTACTGTTGGAAtggaaaagatggaaaaaagacagcatttaaagatttaatattcGCCAAATGCATAAAAC AATGTgtcatttcaaaatttgaaactgCAGATGACCAACAAATTACGCAAATTATAGCAAAATGGTTTATACAAGGAAAATTGCGATGTGACAGAGATGA GGAACGATTGCAACGTAATCAAAAAAAATCACAAGATTAA
- the LOC105205003 gene encoding uncharacterized protein LOC105205003 isoform X1 encodes MDRKHKNYSFLSKRHFRRIIANNTASDLLNLSNNEYLELRDELVQSDTSEDLELLENEFVNRNDELVDNLNESDTVDDNESNNEEGEMHRNDSNNSSESDTNASELTKSVVHYINVEPGDKTDNQNDQFIKDIASWAIMFNIFYVAIRALLIILRKYTRHSFPKDPRTLLSTPRHTAIIEMGVGQYCHFGLQNALKKMLDEYNTVLGRIPASLDIFINIDGLPISKSSNATLWPILCSDTVLKSVFIVGAYYGQRKPQCNNEFLTQFVDEAILLINTGLFYNEIQVQINFLGLICDAPAKAFILSIKYHTGYNSCSRCTITGEFLDGRLCFPATKIIDALRTDEDFANNKYDDFQIGETILKQIPNFGLVSSVVIDYMHLICLGIMKKLILLWIKGPRTVKLSQQLLNQISGALLNLQSCVPNDFVRRPRSLKDVKLWKATEFRQFLLYTGPVVLQDILRKDVYINFITLHIAVTILASPNLSKDNNNITWAQMLIEYFLKCFKKIYGVKFMSHNFHTLLHICSDVRKYGPIDEFSAFRFENYMSNIKKMIRKNEKPLQQLSRRYSELNNFNMLSKKQKNSNEICFEKIHSNGPLIDGYNFAFQYKILRTKTYTIHSNSTSNNCISFENGTVISVLNLVKCNDNTKFIIGRKLKVVKNLYSEPIYPCASEELGIQVMREDTAVCLWPCENVRNKMWKMPYDHNQFVVFPVIHT; translated from the coding sequence atggatagaaaacacaaaaattattcttttctttctaaacGGCATTTCCGAAGAATTATTGCCAATAACACTGCTTcagatttattaaatctttccaATAATGAATATCTTGAATTGAGAGACGAATTAGTACAATCTGATACTAGTGAAGATTTAGAGCTATTAGAAAACGAATTTGTCAATAGAAATGATGAACTTGTAGACAATTTAAATGAAAGTGACACGGTTGACGATAATGAATCAAATAATGAAGAGGGAGAAATGCATAGAAATGATAGTAACAATAGTAGTGAAAGTGATACAAATGCAAGTGAATTAACTAAATCAGTAgtacattatataaatgttgaGCCTGGCGATAAAACTGATAATCAAAATGATCAATTTATTAAGGATATAGCTTCTTGGGCAATTATGTTTAACATTTTCTACGTTGCTATCAGGGCACTTTTGattatattacgtaaatataCGCGACATTCGTTTCCAAAAGATCCTCGAACATTACTCTCAACTCCAAGGCACACAGCAATTATTGAAATGGGCGTTGGACAATATTGCCATTTCGGTTtacaaaatgcattaaaaaaaatgttagatgAATATAATACAGTTTTAGGCCGAATACCTGCTAGTctggatatttttataaacattgatGGTTTACCGATTTCCAAATCAAGCAATGCGACTTTATGGCCCATTTTATGTTCAGATACagttttaaaatcagttttcatTGTGGGAGCATACTATGGTCAAAGAAAACCGCAGTGTAACAATGAGTTTTTAACACAATTTGTTGACgaagcaattttattaattaatacaggactcttttataatgaaattcaagtacaaattaattttcttggaTTAATTTGTGATGCTCCAGCAAaagcttttattttatcaataaaatatcataccGGTTACAATAGTTGTTCGCGATGTACTATTACAGGTGAATTTTTAGATGGACGTTTATGTTTTCCAGCGACAAAAATAATTGATGCTTTAAGAACTGATGAAGATTTTGCTAATAATAAATACGACGATTTTCAAATTGGTGAGACGATTTTAAAGCAAATTCCTAATTTTGGATTAGTTTCTAGCGTTGTAATTGATTACATGCACCTTATATGTTTaggaataatgaaaaaattgatattacttTGGATTAAAGGTCCGCGTACTGTAAAATTATCTCAACAGTTATTAAATCAGATTTCAGGAgctttattaaatttgcaaagttgTGTACCAAATGATTTTGTTCGACGCCCACGATCACtaaaagatgtaaaattatGGAAAGCAACGGAATTTCGTCAGTTTCTTCTTTACACGGGTCCAGTTGTGCTACAGGATATATTAAGAAAAGATgtgtatatcaattttataacattacatATTGCTGTAACAATTCTTGCTAGTCCTAATCTTtcgaaagataataataatattacatggGCCCAAATGTTAAtagagtattttttaaaatgtttcaaaaaaatttacggAGTTAAATTTATGTCTCATAATTTCCATACTTTGTTACATATTTGTTCTGATGTGCGGAAGTATGGACCCATTGACGAGTTTAGTGCTTTCAGATTTGAAAATTAcatgtcaaatataaaaaaaatgattcgaAAAAATGAGAAACCTCTTCAACAATTATCACGAAGATATTCCGAACTCAATAACTTTAATATGCTtagtaagaaacaaaaaaacagtaatgaaatttgttttgaaaaaattcactcaAACGGACCTTTAATTGATGGTTACAACTTTGCttttcagtataaaatattacgaactAAAACATATACGATCCATTCCAATAGCACAAGTAATAATTGTATTTCATTTGAAAATGGAACTGTAATATCAGTTTTAAATTTAGTCAAATGTAatgataatacaaaatttataataggcAGGAAGCTTaaagtagtaaaaaatttgtattctgAACCTATCTATCCTTGCGCATCAGAAGAGTTGGGTATACAAGTTATGCGCGAAGACACTGCTGTATGCCTTTGGCCGTGCGAGAATGTTCGAAATAAAATGTGGAAAATGCCGTACGATCATAATCAGTTTGTTGTTTTCCCAGTAATACATACTTAA
- the LOC105205003 gene encoding uncharacterized protein LOC105205003 isoform X3 has protein sequence MNRFSVVEFEDGLHLVPTKWLKGSSECFWPTHKNIKRLHKNISECEEPDDETWETVKVVRIFGTANSYESGMAKVKLAEKFSDIESSDVDDAHKKKRRKTTTTSVSDESDNDSQHMLPPPPKKPFSKTSMNSKNDNVPMEDSPLENAAKKKHINDNTSVQNVSKKSFTETNVSKDNNAILLADIDLKKELLRRCNKMDAKLDRIDGKLNSLEEKLENSLKNKKHDIDITEIVSFPLKTKEDLDKLELDLQEADFFKNMIIYMKHLGGKTYHEMTVIILKHTISNFLSTLYCWNGKDGKKTAFKDLIFAKCIKHDQQITQIIAKWFIQGKLRCDRDEERLQRNQKKSQD, from the exons ATGAATCGATTTTCTGTCGTCGAATTCGAAGATGGACTGCATTTAGTCCCTACCAAGTGGTTAAAAGGATCATCAGAATGCTTCTGGCCAAcgcataaaaacataaaaagacttcataaaaatatttctgagtGCGAAGAACCAGATGATGAAACTTGGGAAACCGTGAAAGTTGTCCGTATTTTTGGAACAGCAA ATTCATATGAAAGTGGGATGGCAAAAGTAAAGTTGGCTGAGAAGTTTTCGGACATCGAATCTTCTGACGTCGATGatgctcataaaaaaaaacgtcgtAAAACGACAACAACTAGCGTTTCTGACGAAAGCGATAATGATAGTCAACATATGTTACCTCCCCCGCCAAAGAAACCATTTTCGAAAACGTCCATGAATTCCAAAAATGATAATGTACCAATGGAGGATTCACCTTTAGAAAATGCtgctaaaaaaaaacacattaatGATAATACATCTGTGCAGAATGTTTCAAAAAAGTCTTTCACTGAAACAAATGTGTCAAAAGACAATAATGCAATACTTTTGGCAGATATCG atttaaaaaaggaATTACTACGTAGATGTAATAAAATGGATGCTAAGTTAGATCGCATTGATGGGAAATTGAATAGTCTTGAAGAAAAACTGGAAAATAGTCTTAAAAATAAGAAGCATGATATTGACATAACAGAAATTGTATCCTTTCCTTTAAAAACGAAAGAAGATCTGGACAAGTTAGAACTAGACCTTCAAGAAGCAGACTTTTTCAAAAACATG ataatttatatgaaacactTAGGTGGCAAAACTTATCATGAAATGAcggttattattttaaaacataccaTTAGTAATTTTCTTTCCACCCTGTACTGTTGGAAtggaaaagatggaaaaaagacagcatttaaagatttaatattcGCCAAATGCATAAAAC ATGACCAACAAATTACGCAAATTATAGCAAAATGGTTTATACAAGGAAAATTGCGATGTGACAGAGATGA GGAACGATTGCAACGTAATCAAAAAAAATCACAAGATTAA